gtatcttgggccggaaccgtttagggctttataggccagtaccaacaccttgaattgggcccggtagcaaatcggcagccagtggagctggtgcaacaggggggttgtatgctccctgcgctccgctcctgttaacatcatggctgccgcgcgttggactagttgcagcttccgggccatcttcaggggcagccccacatagagagtgttgcagtagtctaggcgggatgtgtcTTAGGCAAGGAGAGgcaagtaatgataataataataattttattacttgatgatgactataataataatgttatattattattattattattattattattattattatcatccaccctgtcttaggcaaggaaggctaataataataataataataataataataataatagatgttgaTCCTCTTTGAGAGAGGtgagtaataaatattattattattatcatcattgatcctcttttagagagacaagtattattattattactatcattgaTCTTTTAGAGAGAtgagtaataaatattattattactattatcatcattGATCCTTTTAGAGAGgcaagtattactattattattattattattgatcctcTTTTATAGaagtaataaatattattactactattattatcattgatgCCCTTTTAGAGAGGtgagtaataaatattattattatcattgatcctcttttagagaggtaatattattattattattgatcctcTTTTAGAGAGATGagtaataaatattactattattattattattgattctcTTTTAGAgaggtaatattattattattattgatcctcttttagagaggtgaataataaatattattattattatcattgatccTCTTTTAGAGAAGTGAGTAGtaaattttattactattattattatcattgatccTCTCTTTTAGAGaggtgagtaataataataataataataataataataataattattattattattattgattctcTTTTAGAGAGGtgagtaataaatattattattattatcattgatccTTTTAGAAAAGTGAGtagtaaattttattattattatcatcagtcCTCTTTTAGAGagctgagtaataataataataataattattattattattgatcctcTTACAGaggtgagtaataataataataataattattatcattgatcctcttttagagaggtaagtaataataataataattattattattattattatgactcagCTCTCTAAAAGAGgactgatgataataataataatagtaataaaatttaCTACTCACTAATACTAAATATATTGttactgtaattattattattattattattgatcctcTTTTAGAGAGGTgagtaaaaatattattattattattatcattataattattattattattatcattatcctcTTTTAGAGTtgagtaataaatattattattattatcatcatcattgagAGAGGTGAGTAGTAAATATGATTATTGTCCTTCACTGATCCTCTTGGGGAGTTGAGtagtaaattttattattattatcattgatccTCTTTTAGAGAGGTGagcaataaatattattattatcactgatCCTCTTTTagaggagtaataataataattattattatcattaatccTCTTTTAGAGaggtgagtaataataataataataattgttatttttatcaacccTCCTAATCAAGAtgattttaactgggaattttcaAAATACGATTCAATATGtactcctgttttaatgtttgcatattttatatattttaaaattgtactcttaatttttatttttatgttaagctgctttcgAGTTTCATGCAAACAATAATGGcgaaggaaaacaaaaaacaaacaacgtCAACAGTTGACATTATAGCTTCCAGTTTCCCAAAGTATATAAGTTCctattacatttgtattttgtttttatttaccgAAGATAAACTAAACAGAACCCTTTCTGTCTCAAAACAAAGGTGCCTGCgatggaagagaatggagaggaGTCTTCGCAAGAGCTAAAGAGCAGCGACGTTCTGACTGCTTCGCAGGAATCGTCGCTCTCGGCAGAGGATCCAAGCcacaaaaggaagaagaagaagaaaaagaaggtgaaGGAGGAGCCGACGGAgagttttcaaacagaggccgACTCCATAACCCATCAGTCTCAACCTGATATATGTTTGGACTCTCTAACCCAGCATCCTGGGTTGGCATTGGACTTTGAGGTCTCTTTGGAAGGAAACGGCGACgttggggaagagaagaagaagaagaaaaagagaaagaaggaacatATGGAGGAGGCCGACTCTGTAATGCATCAATCTCAATCCGAGATGCCTTTGGACTCCCTAACCCAGCATCCTGGGTTGGCGTTGGACTTTGAGGCCTCTTTGGAAGGAAACGGTGACgttggggaagagaagaagaaaaagaaaaagaagaagaaagaacttATGGAGGAGGCGCCAATGGTCATAAAGGAAGAACCTGGCTTGGAAGAGTCGTTGGAAGACGTAGCGAAAGCCTCAGgccataagaagaagaagaaaaagaaggaaaagatggaacAAGAGACGCCTCCCGAGCTAGGAAATGGGACCGTTTTGGAGATGGCTTCCATCAAGGACGAGCCCAACGAGCCTGCAAACGAAGAGCCGTCGGAACCAAACGTTCTCAtacacaagaagaagaaaaagaagaaggcgaaggaggaggaggaagaagaaaggacaaaacAGACGGAAGGAACCGCGTTGATGGAAAGCAGCTCCTTGAAGGAGGAAGAGACGCAAAACTTGGAGCAAAACATGGAAACGCCGAGCCAAAagcacaagaagaagaagaagaaggagcgcAAGAAGGAAGAGGACTAAAGCGACCACGTTTTCTAGAAATTACCTGGAGTTTTGACACCTTGGAGAAGAGACACTCGACTTCTCTATTCATCCTTTACTGCAAAATTTACTTAGGAAAAGCCTCCAAAATGGCTCGAAAAACGTCAGCCTCGTCGTGCACGGTGAACTATATATTATCCAGTGGCAGTGAAGATCCCGCCGCAAACAAACACGTCCTATCACAAACTCTGGATTAAACATGGAACTTGGATTTCCAACGAGTTGAGAACTATGTGTtcttgaaggttttcatggccagaatcactaggttgttgtgtgttttctgggctgccaggccatgttccggaagcattctctcctgacatttcacccacatctatggcaggcatcctcagtatgtatagtatatacagtatgcactgtatacactatatatacactGTATATGATATACACTATATACATTATATactgtatacagtatatacagtatatactgtatacactatatatatacacagaatacagtgtatatatatatttacagtgtatagtgtatacagtatatactaCATATGCTGTATATGTAGTACACACTAGATACATATGGTATACAGTGTAGacagtatatatataatttaatgtatttactgtatacactagctatatataatatacaataaagacagtatatatatatataatttactatatatactgtatagtgtatacagtatatactgtatacactAGATATATATGGTATACAATGTAGACAGTATATATATACTATTTACTGTATATAGTGCATagtgtatacagtatatactgtatacactAGATATATATGGTATACAATAAGgacagtgtgtatatatatatttataatttactGTATATAGTGTATagtgtatacagtatatactgtatacactAGATATATATGGTATACAATatagactgtgtgtgtgtatatatatataattttctgtATATACTGTAAAGAGTATacaatatatactgtatacactATATATGGTATGCAATAtagacagtatatatatatatatatatatattatttacagtatatactgtatagtgtatacagtatatactgtatacacatactatatacagtatatacaatacatatatattatatacagtatacacagtatttttatatatatacccaGTAATGTATAGAATTTCAATTatttggatgtgtgtgtgtgtgtgcgtgtatatatatatacacatacatacacatatacatacacacacacacacacacacatatatgcatacacacacacatacactgaaATTCTATACATTACTGTTACGTTATTCAAAGTATTAACCTCACAATTATCGTCATTCTTTTTGTGTTTTAGAATACTAAATACATTGTTGATGTTATTTTTAGTCCACATAAAATTTGGTTTCCATTCTTCTTGCAGTTTCTGTGACTGGTTTTGTTGTAAAATTTAAAGTTAATTTCAATCTGGCTGAAATGTGGAACCTGGAACTCAAAAAGACCTATAGGAATCCCATAAACAACCCACATAGATCAAGTTTTCTAACCGCAACCTCTTTTGCAAAAGTTGGGAAAGGAGGAAGCCTTGCCCCTTGTTtataaaatcacaacaacaaaagACTCCTTTGACGTTCTTGCTGCAgtttggtattttatttttttggaagaGACATGTTGTATTGGCCGCCGATACACAAATAAGGTTTCTTTTTTTTCATAAATGTTCCCAGGGTTTGGATGCAAAATGTTTTACTCTTTGCTCTCCTGGTCGTGGGAGACTTCTGTTCTTTTGGGAATCTTGAGGAACGGTTCGTGAAGGACATCGAAGAGCCTCTTGGCCTGCAAGGAAGAGCAGCAAAGGGGGGCACAAAGTAGAATGACTCTGCAAATGCACCTTAccactactacaactcccaaaattctgcTTTTTGGAGAAAGGGACCGAGAGAGAGACCCTTAAGggtcaagcttgctaattgcaccctcTCTACTTGTTTAATAGACTATGGTTagggaaaaacatcaggagaaaatgctgcatatacagtatatacacacacacacacacacacatatatatattacagtATACACTGAATACTGTATACAGTATATACGGTATACACTATACTGTATACACTATATACAAGGTATACAGTATAtagacagtatatatatatagtatacagTATATGCTGtatagtatatatagtatatattgtatacactATACTGTATacactatatgtatatatacgatatacagtatttatattgtaTACAGTATATGTTGTATAGTATACTGTATACACTACACggtatacagtatatacagtatatatatattgtatacagtATATGCTGTATATACTATATACACTATACTGTATAcactatatatactatatacagtatatatattgtatacagtATATGCTGtatagtatatacagtatatactgtatacactGTACTGTATACACATATGCAGTAtccagtatatacagtatatatattgtatacagtATATGCTGtatagtatatacagtatatgctgTATACAGTACTGTATACACTATATATAcggtatacagtatatatatgtgtgtgtattgtataCAATGTACACTGTATACtgcatacactatatatatatatacacacacacccacactgtataatatatactgtatacactatataaatatatattatacagtatatacagtatacactATATATTGtttacagtatatacagtatagtatatacaatatatacagtatacactatgtgtgtgtatgtgtgtgtgtatatatatatatatagagagagagagagtatatacTGTATAGTGTATGCCATATATACAGTACACACTATATCTATAGtgtataccatatatatatagtattcatTTTAGGCCCTTCTCCGCTTACCTTTTGGGGCCCGATCCCTGGGCAGAGAGACAGGTCCTCCTTCGAGGCTTGCACAACATTGGCCAGGGACTGCAAAGCAAAAAGGCCAAGCCTTAGATTAGACAGGATCCCAAGAAAGAGAAGGCTCTAACTTTCCccaaaaggcaccaaatcccaACTGATCTTGGTAGAGAAACGTGTCCTTTTGGGACTGTCGCCAAGGTTAGGGTCTTTGGAGGGTGCTTTGCCCCTTGAACCCAGGACAAAGAGACGGGTCTCACTTTAAAGTTGGAGAGCAGGCTCAGCGTGTCCGTCTTATTCACGGACTTCACGCTGGTCAAGCAGTCAGTCATCTGGAAGGAGAGACACCAAAGTCATTGCAGGACATCTGGCCTTTAAGCCATGGTGTTTGTGAAGGTAAAGACATGAAATTCcttcccaaataataataaagcagtcCTGACCCTCGACAGGTAGTCCTTGTCCACTTTCTCCTTCAAGAGGTCGGGCGGCTTTTGTTCGTAGGCCTTGTAGGTTTCCAGGTAGTGGCCCGCTTCCTCGGGGCTGAAGGAGACAAGACACAGTTGTTGttgatgggttgttgtgagttttctgggctgtctggccatgttccaaaagcattctctcctgatgtttcgcccacatctatggcaggcatcctcagaggttgcctgccacggatgcaggcgaaacgtcaggagagaatgcttttggaacatggccagacagcccagaaaactcacaacaacccaatgattccggccatggaagccttcgacaattcagtAGTTGTTGTTACCTATTATTTGtgttatgtgttttcaagttgtttctggcttACAGAGTCTCTCTCTTAGACAAGGACAGGtgagttatataataataataataataataataataataataataacaactccagaggacaggagcaggattcaaaacgatcttgacagattggagagatgaagggccaaaactaacaaaatgaagttcaacagtgacaaatgcaagatactccacttaggcaggaaaaatgaaatgcaaagatacagaatgggggacgatgaggcctggctcgagagcaggacgtgtgaaaaagatcttggagtcctcgtggacaacaagttaaacatgagccaggaatgtgatgtggcggcaaaaaaagccaatgggatgttggcctgcatcaataggagcctagtgtctagatctaaggaagcaatgctccccatgctctattctgctttggttagaccacatctggaatactgtgtccaattctgggcaccacaattcaagagagatattgacaagctggaatgtgtccagaggagggcgactaaaatgatcaagggtctggagaacaagccctatgaggagcggcttagggaactgggcatgtttagcctgaagaagagaaggctgagaggagatatgatagccatgtataaatatgtgagaggaagccacagggaggagggagcaagcttgttttctgcttccttggagactaggacgcaatggaacaatggcttcaaactacaagagaggagattccatctgaacatgaggaagaacttcctgactgtgagagccgttcagcagtggaactctctgccccggagggagtgtggtggaggctccttctttggaagcttttaagcagaggctggatggccatctgtcaggggtgatttgaatgcaatattcctgcttcttggcagaatggggttggactggatgatggcccaggaggtctcttccaactctttgattctaggattctatgattatcgaCACccacctactatctatctctatctaatctatatatcttatctatctggaggatttgaaatatgtacagattgggatgctctcaaatccatggaaaaacaaacattacatttttatttatatagatatactagctgtccccagccactctttgctgtggcctcagaggttgtgacgtgtgttggaagtaggaaagtgggtttatatatctgtggaatgaccagggtgggacaaaggactcttgtctgctggagctaggtgtgaatgtttcaactgaccgccttgattagcatttgatggtctggcagtgcctggagcaatcttttgttgaggggagattagatgtccttgtttgtttcctctctgtttttgtgctgttgtaatttcagagttttttttaatactggtagccaggttttgtggacaatttcaacagaaaggaggaaaccatgaaaatgaacaaaatctggataccagtttttttaaaaaaactctaaaattacaacagcaaaacagcagagaggaaacaatcagggacatctaatcacctctcaacaaaagattcccccaggcactgccaagccattaatgctaattaaggtggtcagttgaaacattcccacctagctccagcagacaagagtcctttgtcccaccctgctcatgccacagatatataaacccattttcctagttccaacagacctcaccacctctgaggatgcttgccatagagaaagaaaaggggggaagtaagggaagaggaagagaaggaaggaaggaaagagagaaggaaagaaaaagggaaggaaggaaagagggaaagaaggaaggagagaagggagagaaagggggaaggaaggagagaaggaaagaaaaagggtaggaaagggaaagaagaaaggaaggagagaaaggagaagagaaagaaaaggggggaaggaagggaagaggaaaaagaaaggagagaaggaaagaaaaggggaaggatagaaagaaggagagaaagaaaaagggaaggaggaggaagagaaggaaggaaggaaagagggaaaagaaggaaggaaagaaaggagagaaagaaacggggaaggaagggaagaggaagaggaggaaggaaggagagaaggaaagaaaaaagggaagggaaagaaggaaggagagaaaggagaagagaaagaaaaggggggaaagaagggaagaggaagaaggaaggagagaaggaaagaaaaagggaaggaaggagagaaggaaggaaggagagaaagaaggagagaaagaaaaaggggaaaggaggaggaagagaaggaaggaaagaaagagggaaagaaggaaggagagaaagaagagaaagaaacaggggaaggaagggaagaggaaggaaggaaggagagaaggaaagaaaaagggtaggaaagggaaagaaggaaggaaggagagaaaggagaagagaaagaaaaggggggaggaagggaagaggaagaaggaaggaaagaaaaagggaaggaaggaaagaaggaaggaaggagagaaagaaggagagaaagaaaaagagggaaggaagggaagaggaaggaaggaaggaaagaaaaaaggaaggaaggaaggaaggaaagaaaaagggaaggaaggaaggagagaaagaaggagagaaagaaaaagagggaaggaagggaagaggaaggaaggaaggagagaaggaaagaaaaaagggaaggaaagggaaagaaggaaggagagaaaggagaagagaaagaaaaggggggaaagaagggaagaggaagaaggaaggagagaaggaaagaaaaaaggaaggaaggaaggaaagaaaaagggaaggaaggaaagaaggaaggaaggagagaaagaaggagagaaagaaaaagagggaaggaagggaagaggaaggaaggagagaaggaaagaaaaggaaggacagggaaagaaggaaggagagaaaggagaagagaaagaaaaggggggaaagaagggaagaggaagaaggaaggagagaaggaaagaaaaaaggaaggaaggaaagaaaaagggaaggaaggaaggagagaaagaaggagagaaagaaaaagagggaaggaagggaagaggaaggaaggaaggagagaaggaaagaaaaaaggaaggaagggagagagagaaagagggagggaaggttggccaaagCAATGCacggcgggtacagctagtaatataatataggaattgtgggagctggaagtccaaaacacaggtGAAGGAAGAGAGCGACCTGTCCTGCCCATCCACTCGAGTGTTTGGTGCTCACCTCCAGGCCAGGATCAAGGTGCAGCTGGCAAGGATGCAGATCTTGGCCAGATCCTTGAGAGCCTGGTGCGGATCTTTCTAAAGAAAGGAAACAGAGAGAGACATAGTTtccaaagggaggggggaagaaaggggCCAAAAAAGGAGGACAAAAGAACCCCCAAAGATTCTTCTAAATAGTTGGGTGAACTTTTTTTTCCTCATCTCACCACGTCAACCTGAAGCAGAAGCACCTGCAGCGCATACGTCTTTCCCAGGTTGCGGAGCCGTTCGTGGATGTAATTGGGGTTCAAGTGGTGGTAGCGCAGGCTGTGgcaggaagaggaaaaaaggagaaagacgTAGTTGGCATTTCGAACCCGCTGAGCAAGCCCTTTGCAAAGTGCAAATACTGGCGTGAATTCAGAAAAAGGGAGATATTCTCCTCTATGTCGTTATCAAACTAATGCTTCGCTCTGGGGGACTTTCAACCCTGATTCACCGTCACGAAGTCTCTCTTCGGATCCCAGGATCtattgatccatcattggtggagttcagaatgctctttaactataaatcccagtaactacaaatcccaaatgtcaaggtctatttcctccaaactccatctgtgttcatatttgggcatatggaatttttgtgtcaagtttggtccagatccatcattgtttgagtccacagtgctctctggatgtgggtgaactataattcccaaactcaaggtcaatgcccaccaaacccttccagtgtgatctgttggtcatggaagtcctgtatgccatgtttggttgaaatccatcattggtggagttcagaatgctctttgattgcaggtgaactataaatcccagtaagtacaaatcccaaatgtcaaggtctatttcctccaaattccatctgtgttcatatttgggcatatggaatatttgtgccaagtttggtccagatccatcattgtttgagtcctcagtgctctctggatgtgggtgaactataattcccaaactcaaggtcaatgtccaccaaacctttccagttttttctgttggtcatgggagccctgagagctaag
The sequence above is a segment of the Anolis sagrei isolate rAnoSag1 chromosome Y, rAnoSag1.mat, whole genome shotgun sequence genome. Coding sequences within it:
- the LOC137095165 gene encoding DNA excision repair protein ERCC-1-like: MEPSKEGRKKFTVKTQDDEAAQVKPLFKPSSISRDVATSESTNAPAGKSYADYIVGQQAGSSSAPQAKQGTSGIPVAKPTASAKPPSCEKKSIIAKGIEETTPSNPVLKPGTKHSSIIVSPRQRGNPVLKFIRNVPWEFGDIVPDYLLGQTTCALFLSLRYHHLNPNYIHERLRNLGKTYALQVLLLQVDVKDPHQALKDLAKICILASCTLILAWSPEEAGHYLETYKAYEQKPPDLLKEKVDKDYLSRMTDCLTSVKSVNKTDTLSLLSNFKSLANVVQASKEDLSLCPGIGPQKAKRLFDVLHEPFLKIPKRTEVSHDQESKE
- the LOC132780736 gene encoding DNA-directed RNA polymerase I subunit RPA34, whose product is MGSPEALSRFKCPPDFVASCFAPGPPFSLEVLQDPSKEVLLIRAPATFSPESFEGQALPLSGSHTVNLPQPNGAQKVFGIQAALGRPSISARLLVPSSHSQDRLSCTPPFGGSLTIAERHGDPGAYPVLFLAARQAAPQIPEGLKQRFVPFGGQKKRPALGDAAEEPPRKKQKKSKRQLYTPEYMGEPQEEVPAMEENGEESSQELKSSDVLTASQESSLSAEDPSHKRKKKKKKKVKEEPTESFQTEADSITHQSQPDICLDSLTQHPGLALDFEVSLEGNGDVGEEKKKKKKRKKEHMEEADSVMHQSQSEMPLDSLTQHPGLALDFEASLEGNGDVGEEKKKKKKKKKELMEEAPMVIKEEPGLEESLEDVAKASGHKKKKKKKEKMEQETPPELGNGTVLEMASIKDEPNEPANEEPSEPNVLIHKKKKKKKAKEEEEEERTKQTEGTALMESSSLKEEETQNLEQNMETPSQKHKKKKKKERKKEED